The following coding sequences lie in one bacterium genomic window:
- the mnmA gene encoding tRNA 2-thiouridine(34) synthase MnmA, protein MSQTGSVNKQVLVALSGGMDSTYAAWTLKSQGYEVLGVHFRLDPFASVAAESEDALDIDQAPRTEGEQRLVKSAEKTGVQVLFVELGRKFRHLVLEPFLEEYKRGRTPNPCVVCNAKIKFASLLDLADRLGAAFYATGHYARVIKHPESGTQVVCQALDPKKDQSYFLCRVPSSHLERCLMPLGEMTKGQVRAAVLKLGILGPAVRPSQDLCFAKDGYKALFKRLAYSSKPGPIVDVELGLVGRHEGIMNFTIGQRRGLSIALGKPKYVLSIQPATNTVLIGDKKHVYARQFRASDVVWADGLAPKGPAFFDTKIRYRHKAQEAQITPIDGNDTTVSVRFDQAQPSITPGQAVTFYDGDCVVGAGWIEQVART, encoded by the coding sequence ATGAGCCAAACAGGGAGCGTGAACAAGCAGGTCTTGGTGGCCTTAAGCGGCGGCATGGACAGCACCTATGCGGCCTGGACGTTGAAGAGTCAAGGCTACGAAGTTCTTGGCGTGCATTTTCGGCTTGATCCCTTCGCGTCGGTTGCGGCCGAATCAGAAGATGCGCTCGACATTGACCAGGCGCCTCGCACCGAGGGAGAGCAAAGGCTCGTCAAGTCCGCCGAGAAGACGGGCGTTCAAGTGCTGTTTGTGGAGCTCGGCCGAAAGTTCCGGCATCTTGTGCTGGAGCCATTCCTTGAGGAATACAAGCGGGGTCGGACACCCAATCCGTGTGTCGTCTGCAACGCCAAGATAAAGTTCGCTAGCCTTTTGGACTTAGCAGACCGGCTTGGCGCGGCCTTTTACGCCACAGGGCATTACGCGAGGGTCATAAAACATCCGGAAAGCGGGACGCAAGTCGTGTGTCAGGCGCTCGACCCTAAGAAGGACCAATCATATTTCTTGTGCAGAGTCCCGTCATCGCACCTTGAGCGCTGCTTGATGCCCCTGGGCGAGATGACGAAGGGGCAGGTGAGAGCCGCTGTGCTCAAGCTGGGCATCTTGGGACCTGCTGTTAGGCCGAGTCAGGACCTGTGTTTCGCCAAGGATGGATACAAGGCGCTCTTCAAGAGGCTGGCGTATAGTTCCAAGCCAGGCCCGATTGTCGATGTCGAGCTGGGGCTGGTAGGGCGCCACGAGGGCATTATGAACTTCACGATCGGCCAGCGGAGGGGGCTGTCGATCGCTTTGGGCAAGCCCAAATACGTCCTGAGCATCCAGCCAGCCACAAACACGGTGCTCATAGGAGACAAGAAGCACGTTTACGCGCGCCAATTCAGGGCCAGCGACGTCGTCTGGGCGGACGGGCTGGCGCCAAAAGGGCCGGCGTTCTTCGATACGAAGATCAGATACAGGCACAAGGCCCAAGAGGCGCAGATAACACCGATTGACGGGAACGACACGACGGTCAGCGTCCGTTTCGATCAGGCGCAGCCGTCGATAACGCCGGGCCAGGCCGTAACCTTCTACGACGGCGATTGCGTTGTGGGCGCTGGCTGGATAGAGCAGGTGGCCCGAACTTGA